The following proteins come from a genomic window of Paucimonas lemoignei:
- a CDS encoding HipA domain-containing protein, whose product MSTIIGVYADWDGLQGPQRLGWLHVRKSRQTEKFEYENDPAALKNPILGKVRIDPGIGPFPGAQYPADGRNMFGAFGDSSPDRWGRMLMKRRLERDVREGFASPGTRLDESDYLLGVHDLYRVGALRYRLNDEGNFLDDQNDVAAPPFVELRALERASRELESDPDNQASDGREWLRMLIAPGGSLGGARPKASVADDAGHLWIAKFPSNRDTYDMGGWELVVNALAKACRLRVAEAQAKRYASKDHCFMVKRFDRTASNGRLHFASAMTLTGHVDGDDAASGVSYLELGEVLMRHGASPDRDLQELWTRIVFNILVSNTDDHLRNHGFILEPGNGWRLSDAYDLNPVPHGDGLKLNITEHDNALNLELAREVAGFFRVSRANADEIIADCLYAVSHWRTVAQALGLSQREQDYMAPAFMRK is encoded by the coding sequence ATGAGCACCATAATCGGGGTTTATGCTGACTGGGATGGCTTGCAAGGACCTCAGCGTCTTGGTTGGCTGCACGTTCGAAAAAGTCGGCAAACCGAAAAGTTCGAGTACGAAAATGACCCGGCAGCGCTGAAAAACCCCATCCTGGGTAAGGTGCGGATTGACCCTGGCATTGGTCCGTTCCCTGGCGCGCAGTATCCAGCTGATGGTCGGAACATGTTCGGGGCATTTGGCGACTCAAGCCCTGACCGCTGGGGACGCATGCTTATGAAGCGTCGCCTTGAGCGCGATGTACGTGAAGGGTTTGCATCACCTGGCACACGCCTGGACGAATCAGACTATCTGCTGGGTGTGCACGATCTCTACCGGGTTGGTGCACTTCGATACCGGCTCAATGATGAAGGTAACTTCCTCGATGACCAAAACGATGTAGCCGCTCCACCCTTCGTCGAGCTACGCGCACTTGAGCGCGCCAGCCGCGAGCTGGAGAGCGATCCTGATAACCAGGCATCAGATGGCCGTGAGTGGCTACGCATGTTGATCGCGCCGGGCGGCTCACTCGGCGGCGCTCGACCAAAGGCTAGCGTCGCCGACGATGCTGGGCACCTGTGGATAGCAAAATTCCCCTCCAACCGCGATACCTACGATATGGGCGGATGGGAGCTGGTGGTCAACGCTCTCGCGAAAGCATGCCGGCTGAGGGTCGCTGAGGCCCAGGCCAAACGTTATGCGAGCAAGGATCACTGCTTCATGGTCAAGCGCTTCGACCGCACCGCCAGCAATGGACGCCTCCATTTTGCATCTGCCATGACCCTGACCGGCCATGTCGACGGCGATGATGCTGCAAGCGGTGTCAGCTACCTGGAACTGGGGGAGGTCTTGATGCGCCACGGCGCCAGTCCCGATCGTGATCTTCAAGAGCTTTGGACACGTATCGTATTCAACATCCTGGTCTCGAACACCGACGACCACCTTCGCAACCACGGGTTTATCCTTGAACCTGGCAATGGCTGGCGGCTGTCCGATGCGTATGACTTGAATCCAGTGCCACACGGGGACGGACTCAAACTCAACATCACCGAGCACGATAACGCACTGAATCTGGAGCTTGCACGAGAGGTGGCAGGTTTCTTTCGGGTCAGTCGAGCGAATGCTGATGAGATCATTGCCGACTGCCTCTATGCGGTCAGCCACTGGAGAACTGTCGCTCAGGCACTGGGGCTTTCACAGCGCGAACAGGACTATATGGCACCGGCCTTCATGAGGAAGTGA
- the cheY_4 gene encoding response regulator — protein MSKVSVLIVDDATFIRDLVKKGLRNYFPGIHTEDAVNGRKAQVLLSRETFDLILCDWEMPEMSGLELLAWCRGQDNYLKTVPFIMVTSRGDKENVVQAIQAGVTDFVGKPFTNEQLLTKVKKAFAKVGKLEAVMSSGPARVSSGLNESLSALTGGKAEVVRPAAAPSGGIAKAPPVQQQTAAEKEPAGRGQGQLRLSSGNQSCVIKALTLKEASLVVRRGEVLPQILEQAVLDLEQGETNEVARLNGYLHTITAFEPKPDSDWLQVTFRFTDQDAQKLDYISRLIARGTAQKHFSPGA, from the coding sequence ATGAGTAAAGTCAGTGTTTTGATCGTGGATGACGCGACTTTCATTCGCGATTTGGTAAAGAAAGGTCTGCGCAATTACTTTCCCGGTATTCACACCGAAGACGCCGTTAACGGCCGCAAGGCTCAGGTTTTGCTGAGCCGCGAGACGTTTGACCTGATTCTGTGCGATTGGGAAATGCCGGAAATGTCCGGCCTCGAACTGCTGGCCTGGTGTCGCGGGCAGGACAACTACCTGAAAACCGTGCCGTTCATCATGGTGACTAGCCGTGGCGACAAGGAAAACGTGGTGCAGGCCATTCAGGCGGGCGTGACCGATTTCGTCGGCAAGCCGTTCACCAACGAACAGTTGCTCACCAAGGTCAAAAAAGCCTTCGCCAAGGTCGGAAAGCTGGAAGCAGTGATGTCCAGCGGTCCGGCACGGGTCAGCTCCGGGCTCAATGAGTCGCTGAGCGCGCTGACGGGTGGCAAGGCGGAAGTGGTCAGGCCTGCGGCTGCCCCTTCAGGTGGTATCGCCAAGGCACCGCCTGTGCAGCAACAGACCGCCGCAGAAAAAGAGCCTGCTGGTCGCGGTCAGGGGCAGCTGCGGCTGTCCAGTGGTAATCAGAGCTGCGTGATCAAGGCCCTGACCCTCAAGGAAGCGTCGCTGGTAGTACGCCGCGGCGAAGTCCTGCCACAGATTCTGGAACAGGCTGTGCTCGATCTGGAGCAGGGCGAGACCAATGAAGTGGCGCGGCTCAATGGCTACCTGCACACCATCACCGCGTTCGAGCCAAAGCCCGACAGCGACTGGTTGCAAGTGACCTTCCGCTTCACCGACCAGGACGCGCAGAAGCTGGACTACATCTCCCGCCTGATCGCCCGCGGCACCGCGCAGAAGCATTTCTCGCCGGGTGCTTGA
- the hisJ gene encoding amino acid ABC transporter, periplasmic amino acid-binding protein, producing the protein MSIKKMFSLRSLVLLTLSGFVIAPAFALTEIRMGVEADVPPFESRDAKGNLVGLNIELGNALCAELKVHCRWIDQPYATNIAALQANKFDVIMPMTPTESRRQTVDFTEVMYPLTSQLVAAKGSALEPTAAALKGKRIGVLKGTSREAFALAKWASAGVEIRSFGLNAELIENLLAGKLDATLQDTLEISEALLSKPAGSGYDFAGPPLSDAMLGTGVAMAVRKDDQDLKHKLDKALAALKANGKHQAIITRYLPTTAAGPQQPSPLQFIPAGEGRPFSQAVRAGDFLYLSGLLGDDAQGNFPKGTAAQTTAIMDSMSAILKSNGVALADVVKCTVIMADIKDFADMNRVYSGYFAAGRFPARTTYEAARLIADAKIEIECMAYAPITTTP; encoded by the coding sequence ATGTCCATCAAGAAGATGTTCTCGTTACGCTCGCTCGTCTTATTGACATTGAGTGGGTTTGTTATCGCTCCAGCTTTTGCACTTACCGAGATCAGAATGGGTGTTGAAGCTGATGTTCCTCCTTTTGAAAGCCGCGATGCAAAAGGCAATCTGGTGGGGCTGAATATCGAACTGGGCAATGCACTGTGCGCGGAGTTGAAGGTGCACTGCCGCTGGATCGACCAGCCTTACGCGACCAATATCGCCGCGCTGCAAGCCAACAAGTTCGACGTCATCATGCCCATGACGCCAACCGAGTCACGCAGGCAGACGGTCGACTTTACCGAGGTGATGTACCCGCTTACCAGCCAGCTCGTGGCCGCGAAGGGCTCAGCGCTGGAACCCACAGCAGCGGCCCTCAAGGGAAAACGTATCGGCGTGCTCAAAGGCACCAGCCGTGAGGCATTTGCGCTGGCGAAATGGGCCAGCGCGGGCGTCGAGATACGAAGCTTTGGTCTCAATGCCGAGCTGATTGAAAACCTGTTAGCCGGGAAACTGGACGCCACGCTGCAAGACACCCTCGAGATATCCGAGGCCTTGCTCAGCAAACCGGCGGGCAGTGGATATGACTTTGCCGGCCCGCCACTGAGTGATGCAATGCTGGGCACTGGTGTCGCCATGGCCGTGCGCAAGGACGATCAAGACCTTAAACACAAGCTCGACAAGGCGTTGGCAGCCCTCAAGGCCAATGGCAAACATCAGGCGATCATCACCCGTTACCTGCCCACAACCGCCGCCGGCCCGCAGCAGCCCTCGCCACTGCAATTCATCCCGGCTGGCGAAGGAAGGCCCTTCTCTCAAGCGGTACGGGCGGGTGATTTCCTGTACTTGTCCGGGCTGTTAGGCGATGACGCCCAGGGTAATTTCCCGAAAGGCACTGCGGCCCAGACCACAGCGATCATGGACAGCATGAGCGCAATCCTGAAAAGCAACGGCGTGGCGCTGGCGGACGTCGTGAAGTGCACGGTCATCATGGCCGACATCAAGGATTTCGCGGACATGAACAGGGTGTACTCAGGCTACTTTGCTGCTGGCAGATTTCCTGCCCGCACGACTTACGAAGCCGCCAGGCTGATTGCAGATGCCAAGATTGAAATCGAATGCATGGCCTATGCGCCGATCACGACGACGCCATGA
- the pstA_2 gene encoding phosphate ABC transporter permease — translation MKKNSLKSWFKTGAPGVWMSAGAVTIAVIMTLGLLSVIAVRGLGHFWPADLVYAQYDVPNQEKHVLIGEVVETEQVPRERLRGSGLPVPANGPEFMTRELFKVGNRDVGPSDFTWVIGEWLSEQSTPAELMTLERREWGNFYGYLVNVKESGKVVAEGEAAWPTLQERIQRVEGLADELYRLEKTDIGAINHGIERLRLQARKLELNDTLNAEAQADMASERAELDSRYTVIEAQLAALHEAFDRDSLTARDANGQEVEISLGKIVHAYQPNGMGTLTKLGFYFKKLWEFLSEDPREANTEGGIFPAIFGTVMMTLIMAVIVTPFGVLAAVYLREYARQGPVTRLIRIAVNNLAGVPAIVYGVFGLGFFVYVLGGSVDRLFFPEALPAPTFGTPGLLWASLTLALLAVPVVIVATEEGLARIPLTLREGSLALGATKAETLWKIVLPMASPAMMTGLILAVARAAGEVAPLMLVGVVKLAPSLPVDGNYPYLHLDQKIMHLGFHIYDVGFQSPNVEAARPLVYATALLLVLVIALLNLSAVAIRNHLREKYKALDS, via the coding sequence GTGAAAAAGAACTCCCTCAAGAGCTGGTTCAAGACAGGCGCCCCAGGCGTCTGGATGAGCGCGGGTGCGGTGACGATCGCCGTCATCATGACCCTGGGCCTGCTCTCGGTGATTGCCGTGCGCGGTCTGGGGCATTTCTGGCCGGCGGATCTGGTGTACGCGCAGTACGACGTGCCCAATCAGGAAAAGCACGTGCTCATCGGCGAAGTGGTCGAGACCGAACAAGTGCCGCGCGAACGTCTGCGTGGTTCGGGCTTGCCGGTGCCTGCCAATGGCCCGGAGTTCATGACCCGTGAGCTGTTCAAGGTGGGTAACCGTGATGTTGGCCCCAGTGATTTCACCTGGGTTATCGGTGAGTGGTTGTCCGAGCAGAGCACGCCCGCCGAGTTGATGACCCTGGAGCGGCGTGAGTGGGGCAACTTCTACGGCTATCTGGTCAACGTGAAGGAAAGCGGCAAGGTGGTGGCTGAAGGCGAAGCGGCCTGGCCGACCCTGCAGGAGCGCATCCAGCGTGTTGAAGGTCTGGCTGACGAGCTTTACCGGCTGGAAAAGACAGACATCGGCGCCATCAACCATGGCATCGAGCGGCTGCGTTTGCAGGCGCGCAAACTGGAGCTGAACGACACGCTGAACGCCGAGGCTCAAGCAGATATGGCCAGCGAGCGCGCTGAACTCGACAGCCGCTACACAGTGATCGAGGCCCAACTGGCTGCGCTGCACGAAGCGTTTGACCGCGACAGCCTGACGGCGCGCGACGCCAACGGTCAGGAAGTGGAGATCAGCCTGGGCAAAATCGTCCACGCCTACCAGCCCAACGGCATGGGTACGCTGACCAAGCTCGGCTTCTATTTCAAGAAACTGTGGGAATTCCTCAGCGAAGACCCCCGCGAGGCGAACACAGAAGGCGGCATCTTCCCGGCGATTTTCGGCACCGTGATGATGACCCTGATCATGGCCGTGATCGTCACGCCCTTTGGCGTACTGGCTGCGGTTTACCTGCGTGAATACGCCCGGCAAGGTCCTGTGACCCGACTGATCCGCATCGCCGTGAACAATCTGGCGGGCGTACCGGCGATTGTCTATGGCGTGTTCGGGCTGGGCTTTTTTGTTTATGTGCTGGGCGGCTCGGTGGACCGGCTGTTCTTCCCCGAGGCGCTGCCCGCGCCGACCTTTGGTACGCCCGGTTTGCTCTGGGCTTCGCTGACCCTGGCACTGCTGGCTGTGCCGGTGGTGATCGTGGCGACCGAAGAAGGGCTGGCACGCATCCCGTTGACCCTGCGCGAAGGCTCGCTGGCGCTGGGCGCCACCAAGGCTGAAACCCTTTGGAAGATCGTTCTGCCCATGGCCAGCCCGGCGATGATGACAGGCTTGATCCTGGCGGTGGCTCGCGCAGCCGGTGAAGTCGCGCCGCTGATGCTGGTGGGCGTCGTGAAGCTTGCGCCGTCGCTGCCGGTGGACGGTAACTACCCTTATCTGCACCTGGATCAGAAGATCATGCACCTGGGGTTCCATATTTATGACGTCGGTTTCCAAAGCCCCAACGTCGAGGCGGCGCGGCCGTTGGTCTACGCCACCGCGTTGCTGCTGGTGCTAGTGATCGCCTTGCTTAACCTGTCCGCAGTGGCGATTCGTAACCACCTGCGGGAAAAGTACAAAGCGCTTGATAGTTGA
- the pstB_2 gene encoding phosphate transporter ATP-binding protein, which produces MQPPNPARGINMSALGRNKSGLHLADETVAIEVPGLNLFYGDKQALFDVSLNIPKQRVTAFIGPSGCGKSTLLRTFNRMNDLVDGCRVEGAINLYGHDIYTKGEDVAELRRRVGMVFQKPNPFPKTIYENVVYGLRIQGINKKRVLDEAVEWALKGAALWEEVKDRLHESALGLSGGQQQRLVIARTIAVEPEFLLLDEPCSALDPISTLKVEELIYELKSKYTIVIVTHNMQQAARVSDYTAFMYMGKLVEFGDTDTMFTNPAKKQTEDYITGRYG; this is translated from the coding sequence ATGCAACCGCCCAACCCGGCACGAGGTATCAATATGTCAGCCCTGGGGCGCAACAAGTCTGGCCTGCATCTGGCCGACGAAACCGTGGCGATCGAAGTGCCGGGCCTGAACCTGTTCTACGGTGACAAGCAGGCACTGTTCGATGTCAGCCTGAATATTCCGAAACAGCGTGTGACGGCGTTCATCGGCCCGTCCGGCTGCGGCAAATCCACGTTGCTGCGCACCTTCAACCGTATGAACGATCTGGTGGACGGCTGCCGCGTTGAAGGCGCGATCAATCTGTACGGTCATGACATCTACACCAAGGGCGAAGACGTCGCCGAATTGCGTCGTCGCGTGGGCATGGTGTTCCAGAAGCCCAACCCTTTCCCCAAGACCATCTACGAGAACGTGGTCTACGGCTTGCGCATTCAGGGCATCAACAAAAAGCGGGTGCTCGACGAAGCAGTCGAGTGGGCGCTCAAAGGGGCGGCATTGTGGGAGGAGGTCAAGGATCGCCTGCACGAGTCGGCCCTGGGTCTGTCCGGCGGTCAGCAGCAGCGTCTGGTGATTGCCCGCACGATTGCCGTGGAGCCGGAATTTCTGTTGCTCGACGAACCCTGTTCGGCTCTTGATCCGATTTCAACGCTGAAAGTTGAAGAGCTGATCTACGAACTGAAATCCAAATACACCATTGTGATCGTTACTCACAACATGCAGCAGGCCGCACGGGTTTCGGATTACACCGCGTTTATGTACATGGGCAAACTGGTCGAGTTCGGTGACACGGACACGATGTTCACCAACCCGGCTAAAAAACAGACGGAAGATTACATCACCGGTCGTTATGGCTAG
- the lytM gene encoding peptidase M23B, whose amino-acid sequence MLERLLILCALLLAAQSAGAVTIYRFTDANGVVSFTDRPTPGASVMVFKDRMVEHIERQVKLSTRRDKGVDSLYVRNDLYAPVEIELKISGVKNVLGVADQTIRRTIAPRSNERVSVLSPKVVGKSMIYKTSLRSIVGDPQRSTLAYRYPLPWIGGPFRLSQGPNGKYSHFGAKGRYAMDIAMPEGTPIIAARGGVVVKTENEQTGKGSNPSGNFVRILHDDGTMGVYLHLMRGSVSVKEGQHVVVGTALARSGNTGNSTGPHLHFAIQRNVGLALESIPYEFAQPVQSLPNFAVGGN is encoded by the coding sequence ATGCTCGAGCGCTTATTGATCCTGTGTGCGCTGTTGCTGGCTGCGCAATCAGCCGGGGCGGTGACCATCTATCGATTTACCGACGCCAACGGCGTGGTCTCGTTTACCGATCGCCCGACGCCGGGTGCTTCGGTGATGGTGTTCAAGGATCGGATGGTCGAGCACATCGAGCGCCAGGTGAAGTTGAGCACCAGGCGTGACAAAGGCGTGGACAGCCTCTACGTGCGCAACGACCTGTATGCGCCCGTGGAAATCGAGCTGAAGATCTCCGGCGTGAAAAACGTTCTCGGCGTTGCCGACCAGACCATCCGCCGCACGATTGCTCCGCGCAGCAATGAGCGAGTGTCAGTGCTGAGCCCAAAGGTTGTGGGCAAAAGCATGATTTACAAAACCAGTCTGCGCTCCATCGTGGGTGATCCACAGCGCTCGACGCTTGCTTACCGCTATCCACTGCCCTGGATTGGCGGTCCATTTCGTTTGAGCCAGGGTCCCAATGGCAAGTACAGCCACTTCGGCGCCAAGGGCCGTTACGCCATGGACATCGCCATGCCCGAAGGCACGCCGATCATCGCGGCGCGGGGCGGGGTAGTGGTCAAGACCGAAAACGAGCAGACCGGCAAGGGCTCGAACCCGTCAGGCAACTTCGTGCGCATCCTGCACGACGACGGCACCATGGGCGTCTACCTGCACCTGATGCGCGGCTCGGTGAGCGTCAAGGAGGGCCAGCACGTCGTCGTCGGCACCGCCCTGGCGCGTTCCGGCAACACCGGCAACAGCACCGGCCCGCACCTGCACTTCGCGATACAGCGCAACGTAGGTCTGGCGCTGGAATCCATCCCCTACGAATTTGCCCAGCCAGTGCAAAGCCTGCCTAATTTTGCCGTGGGCGGGAATTGA
- the phoU gene encoding phosphate transport system regulatory protein PhoU — MIHKDSLTHHISQQFNAELEEVRSHLLEMGGLVEKQVNDAVTALIEADSGLAVRVREVDDRINQMERNIDEECLRILARRQPAASDLRLIISISKSVIDLERIGDEATKIARRAIQLCEEGESPRGYVEVRHIGDQVRNMVRDALDSFARFDPELALSVAQYDKIIDREYKTALRELATYMMEDPRSISRVLNVIWVLRSLERIGDHARNISELVIYLVRGTDVRHMGLKRMKEEVQGISSESPNVPGQADDK; from the coding sequence ATGATTCATAAAGACAGCCTCACGCATCACATCTCGCAACAGTTCAACGCTGAGCTCGAAGAAGTACGCAGCCATTTGCTCGAGATGGGCGGTTTGGTCGAAAAGCAGGTCAACGATGCCGTGACTGCCTTGATCGAAGCCGATTCCGGTCTGGCCGTGCGGGTTCGGGAAGTTGACGACCGCATCAACCAGATGGAGCGCAACATCGACGAAGAATGCCTGCGCATCCTTGCCCGTCGTCAGCCGGCTGCATCTGACCTGCGTCTGATCATCAGCATCTCCAAGTCGGTGATCGACCTTGAGCGCATCGGCGACGAAGCGACCAAGATCGCCCGTCGCGCCATCCAGCTGTGTGAAGAAGGCGAGTCACCGCGCGGTTACGTTGAGGTGCGCCACATCGGCGACCAGGTGCGCAACATGGTTCGCGATGCACTGGACTCCTTCGCACGCTTCGACCCTGAGTTGGCGCTGTCGGTTGCCCAGTACGACAAGATCATCGACCGCGAATACAAGACCGCCCTGCGCGAGCTGGCGACCTACATGATGGAAGACCCGCGTTCGATCTCCCGTGTTCTCAACGTGATCTGGGTGCTGCGCTCGCTGGAGCGGATCGGCGACCACGCTCGTAACATTTCCGAGCTGGTCATCTATCTGGTGCGCGGCACCGACGTGCGGCACATGGGCCTCAAGCGCATGAAAGAAGAGGTTCAAGGGATATCGAGCGAAAGCCCTAATGTTCCTGGCCAAGCTGACGATAAGTAA
- the pstC_2 gene encoding binding-protein dependent transport system inner membrane protein: protein MTQNSSSQRIDFNTPEMQRKRRVRAFKDRLTRWYVAVGGLAVLAAITLIFFYLAYVVAPLFQGASLNAENPLKPAWINDAGKPLMLAVEEQNQVGMRVSDKGEAIFFRLGDGAELKRVGLPLPAGVSVTSIGQDQPGTPLVALGLSNGQVLAFRHNYLVTYPNNQKTITPTITWPYGETPLVLDDQGRALEHVSLNANGETLLIAGSTGTQLHVFSLANKENMMTGEVTREQERIELPQTSSTVKAIYIDPRQQWLYVINGRAQADVFSLRDRTLNGRYKLLEDANAEITASTQLVGGISLIIGNSKGSMAQWFMARDVDEEMRFMHIRDFRMGHAPITQITAEQRRKGFVALDASGQLGVFHSTAHRTLLVEQVASGSGIVALSPRADQLLVEQGGALLPMTLKNPHPEVSWSALWGKVWYENYDSPQYVWQSTASNSDFEPKLSLAPLTYGTLKAAFYAMLLAAPLAIAAAIYTAYFMAPAMRRKVKPVIELMEAMPTVILGFFAGLFLAPYLEGHLPGVFSLLLLTPIGILLAGFGWSRMPDSIRLRVPDGWEAAILLPVVLLVGWFALSMSPHLENWFFGGDMRMWISHDLGITYDQRNALVVGIAMGFAVIPNIYSIAEDAIFSVPRGLTLGSLALGATPWQTLTRVVILTASPGIFSALMIGMGRAVGETMIVLMATGNTPIMDMNLFEGMRTLAANVAVEMPESEVGGSHYRVLFLAALVLLIFTFVMNTLAELIRQRLRKQYSSL from the coding sequence ATGACTCAAAACTCATCCTCTCAGCGCATTGATTTCAATACGCCGGAGATGCAACGCAAGCGTCGCGTTCGCGCCTTCAAGGATCGCCTGACCCGCTGGTATGTGGCCGTCGGCGGCCTTGCCGTGCTTGCAGCAATCACCTTGATCTTCTTCTACCTGGCTTATGTGGTCGCGCCGTTGTTTCAAGGCGCCAGCCTGAACGCGGAAAACCCTCTCAAGCCCGCCTGGATCAACGATGCAGGCAAGCCGCTGATGCTTGCCGTCGAAGAGCAGAATCAGGTCGGCATGCGGGTTTCGGACAAAGGTGAAGCGATTTTTTTCCGCCTGGGTGATGGCGCCGAACTCAAACGCGTTGGCCTGCCGCTGCCTGCGGGCGTAAGCGTGACGTCCATTGGTCAGGATCAGCCCGGCACGCCGCTGGTAGCGCTGGGCTTGTCCAATGGCCAGGTGCTCGCGTTTCGCCATAACTATCTGGTCACTTACCCGAACAACCAGAAAACCATTACTCCGACCATTACCTGGCCCTATGGCGAAACGCCGTTGGTTCTGGATGATCAGGGCCGTGCGCTGGAGCACGTCAGCCTCAATGCCAATGGCGAAACCCTGCTGATCGCCGGTTCCACAGGCACGCAGCTGCATGTTTTCTCCCTGGCGAACAAAGAGAACATGATGACCGGCGAGGTCACGCGCGAGCAGGAGCGTATCGAGCTGCCGCAAACCTCGTCGACGGTCAAAGCCATTTACATCGACCCGCGTCAGCAATGGCTGTATGTGATCAATGGCCGCGCCCAGGCCGATGTGTTCAGCCTGCGTGATCGCACACTCAATGGTCGCTACAAGCTACTGGAAGACGCCAACGCGGAAATCACTGCCAGCACTCAGTTGGTTGGCGGCATTTCGTTGATCATCGGTAACTCCAAAGGCTCCATGGCTCAGTGGTTCATGGCGCGGGACGTGGATGAAGAGATGCGCTTCATGCACATTCGCGACTTCCGCATGGGGCACGCGCCGATCACGCAGATTACCGCCGAGCAACGTCGTAAAGGCTTCGTGGCGCTGGATGCTTCGGGGCAGTTGGGCGTGTTCCACAGTACTGCGCATCGCACGTTGCTGGTTGAGCAGGTCGCGTCAGGTTCAGGGATTGTTGCCCTGTCGCCTCGGGCGGATCAGTTGCTGGTGGAGCAGGGCGGTGCGCTGTTGCCGATGACCCTGAAAAACCCGCACCCGGAAGTGTCATGGAGCGCGCTGTGGGGCAAGGTCTGGTACGAGAATTACGACTCGCCGCAGTACGTCTGGCAGTCCACCGCGTCCAACAGTGATTTCGAGCCCAAGCTGAGCCTTGCGCCGCTGACGTACGGCACGCTCAAGGCAGCGTTCTACGCCATGTTGCTGGCGGCGCCACTGGCGATTGCCGCCGCCATCTACACCGCTTACTTCATGGCTCCGGCGATGCGTCGCAAGGTCAAGCCGGTAATCGAGCTGATGGAAGCCATGCCCACGGTGATCCTCGGCTTCTTCGCCGGGCTGTTCCTGGCGCCCTATCTGGAAGGCCATTTGCCGGGTGTCTTCAGCCTGTTGCTGCTGACCCCGATTGGCATTCTGCTGGCCGGTTTCGGCTGGAGTCGCATGCCTGACTCCATTCGCCTGCGGGTGCCCGATGGTTGGGAAGCCGCCATTCTGTTGCCGGTGGTGCTGTTGGTGGGCTGGTTCGCCCTGAGCATGAGTCCGCATCTGGAGAACTGGTTCTTCGGTGGCGACATGCGCATGTGGATCTCCCACGATCTGGGCATCACCTACGATCAGCGCAATGCGCTGGTGGTGGGCATCGCCATGGGCTTTGCAGTGATCCCCAACATTTACTCGATTGCCGAAGACGCCATATTCAGCGTGCCACGCGGCCTGACCCTGGGCTCGCTGGCGTTGGGTGCCACGCCTTGGCAGACCCTGACTCGCGTGGTGATCCTGACCGCCAGCCCGGGGATTTTCTCGGCCTTGATGATCGGCATGGGCCGTGCGGTGGGCGAGACCATGATCGTGCTCATGGCGACAGGTAATACGCCGATCATGGACATGAATCTGTTTGAGGGGATGCGCACGCTGGCGGCCAACGTGGCCGTGGAGATGCCGGAGTCGGAGGTGGGTGGCAGTCATTATCGGGTGTTGTTCCTGGCAGCGCTGGTGCTGCTGATCTTCACCTTCGTGATGAACACCCTCGCAGAGCTGATCCGTCAGCGCCTGCGCAAGCAATACTCGTCTCTCTAA